GGTGTAGATGCGGTCGCACATGCCGAGCAGCTCCGGCAGCTCCGAGGAGATCAGGATCACCGCCTTGCCCTCGGCGACGAGCCGGTTGACGATCGTGTAGATCTCGAACTTCGCGCCGACGTCGATACCCCGGGTCGGCTCGTCCAGGATCAGCACGTCCGGGTTGGTGAACAGCCACTTCGACAGCACGACCTTCTGCTGGTTGCCGCCGGAGAGCTTGCCCACCACGGCCATCACGCTGGTCGTCTTGATGTTCATGTCGCGCCGGCTCTGCTCGGCGACCTTGATCTCCTCGTTGCCGTTGACCCAGCCGAAGCGGGCCAGCCGGCCCAGCGCGGCGGCGGAGACGTTGCGCCGTACGTCGTCGATGAGGTTGAGGCCGAACCGCTTGCGGTCCTCGGTGACGTAGGCGATGCCGTGCTCGATGGCCTCGGCGACGCTGTTCGCCCGGACCTCCCGGCCCCGCACGAACAGCCGGCCCCGCACGTCCCGGCCGTACGACCGGCCGAAGACGCTCATCGCCAGCTCGGTGCGGCCGGCGCCCATCAGCCCGGCGATGCCGACCACCTCGCCGGCCCGGACGTCCAGGCTGGCGTCGTCGACCACGAGCCGGTCCTGGGTGGGGTGCCGCACGCTCCAGTTCTCGATGCGCAGCACCTCCTCCCCGGGCGACGAGACCCGGTCGGGGTAGAAGCTGTCCAGGTCCCGGCCGACCATGCCGCGGATGATCCGCTCCTGGGTGACCTCCCCGGAGGCCAGGGAGAGCGTCTCCACGGTGCGCCCGTCCCGGATGACAGTGGTCGCGTCGGCGATCGCGGTGACCTCGTTGAGCTTGTGCGAGATCAGGATGCAGGTGATGCCCTGGTCGCGCAGCCGGCGCAGCAGGTCGAGCAGGTGCGCCGAGTCGATGTCGTTGAGCGCGGCGGTCGGCTCGTCCAGGATGAGCAGCCGGACCTTCTTGGACAGCGCCTTGGCGATCTCGACCAGCTGCTGCTTGCCGACGCCGAGCTGGATGACCGGGGTCACCGGGTTCTCGTGCAGGCCCACCGAGGCCAGCAGCTCGGCGGCGTCGGCGTTGGCCCGGTTCCAGTCGATGAGGCCGCCCGGACCGCGCCGCTCGTTGCCGAGGAAGATGTTCTCGGCGATCGACAGGTGCGGCACCAGCGCGAGTTCCTGGTGGATGATGACGACGCCCTGGGACTCGCTGTCGCGGATGCCCCGGAAGTGCACCGGCTTGCCGTCCAGCACGATCTCACCGTCGTAGGAGCCGGTCGGGTGCACCCCGGAGAGCACCTTCATCAGGGTGGACTTGCCGGCGCCGTTCTCGCCGCAGATGGCGTGGATCTCCCCCCGGCGTACGGCGAGGGAGACGTCCGCCAGCGCGGTCACCCCGGGGAAGGTCTTCGTGATGCGTCGCATCTCGAGGATGGTGTCGTCCATGGTCAGCGTCCTGATCGTCGAAGCCTGAGGCGGGCTTGCGATGCGTCGGGCGCGGCGGTCGGTCACCGCCGCGCCCGACGACCGGCTTACTTCTTGGCCTGACCGGCGGCGACCTCTTCGGCCGACCAGTAACCGGAGTCGACCAGCACCTTGGTGATGTCGTCCTTGTAGACGGTCTCGATCGGCAGCAGGTAGGCCGGGACGACCTTGACCTTGTTGTTGTAGGTCTTGGTGTCGTTGGCCTGCGGCTCCTTGTCCTGCAGGAACGCCTCCGCCGCGATCACGGCCTGCTCGGCGAGCAGCCGGGTGTCCTTGAAGACGGTGGACCCCTGCACCCCGTCGTTGATCAGCTTGACCGAGGCGATCTCGGCGTCCTGGCCGGTCACCACGGGCAGCTTCTTGGCGCCCTTGCCGTAGCCGGCGTTCTGCAGGGCGGTGATGATGCCGCGGGAGATCCCGTCGTACGGCGACAGCACCCCGTTGACCACGGTGCCGTCGTTGTAGCCGGAGGTGAGCAGGTCCTCCATCCGCTTCTGCGCGGTCTCCTGCTGCCAGCGCAGGATCGCCGCCTGCTCGATGCGGGTCTGGCCGGACTTGACCTTCAGCGTGCCGTTGTCCATGAACGGCTTGAGGGTGTCCATCGCCCCGCCCCAGAAGTACTGGGTGTTGTTGTCGTCCAGCGAGCCGGCGAACAGCTCGACGTTGAACGGGCCGGTCGCGGTGCCCTTACCGCCGTCCTTGGTCTGCAGGCCGAGGCCGACCAGCAGGGCGGTCGCCTGGGCGACGCCGACCTTGTAGTTGTCGAAGCTGACGTAGAAGTCGACGTTCTTGTTGCCCAGCAGCAGCCGGTCGTAGGAGATGACCGGGATCTTCGCCGCCGCGGCGGCGTCCAACTGGCCGCTGAGCGCGGTGCCGTCGATCGCCGCGATGATCAGGACGTCCGCGCCCTGCGTGATCATCTGGTCGACCTGCTGGGACTGGGTGGGGATGTCGTCGCCGGCGTACTGCAGGTCGACCTTGTAGCCCTTGGCCTCCAGCTTCTCCTTCACCGCCTTGCCGTCGGCGATCCACCGCTCCGAGGTCTGCGTCGGCATGGAGACGCCGATGGTCAGATCGGCGGGCTTCTTGTCGCTGCTGTCGCCGCCGCTACCCGCTCCCCCGCCGCTGCACGCGGCAAGGCTGAACGCCAGTGCCGCGCCGCCGAGCGCGACCAGGAATTTCCTGCGCACAGGTTTCTCCTCTCCGGAACTCCCGCCGACTGCGGGGACCACCTGTCACCTTTCGGGGTAGTGTTAGCGCTCACATCGCCCCCGTCAACACCCGCCCGGAAATCCGGACGTCACGGTCTCGTAACGGGCGTCTCCGACTTGTCGCCCGCCGACCAGCTGCTCCACGGGTCTGACACAGGGTGACTTCCGTTGCCACGGCACCGATTCCGGCCCGCCGTGCGCCCCGCGCCCCGCCGGCCGGGACGGCGGTCGGACCGGCATCGGCGGCACGCCGGTTTCGAGCTTGTTACACGGTTGTCGTCGATCCGGGGCAATCGCGCCCGCGTGCCCTGCTGGACCCATTCGGCGCCCGATCTCGTCCGGCATCCGACCCGACCCGACAGCCCGACCCGGCAGCCCGACCCGGCAGCCCGACCCGGCAGCCCGACCCGGCAGCCCGATCTGGCCGGCCCGACGGCCCGGCCGTCACAGGACACGGGAACGGCCCGGCCGCCACGGGTGACGTGGCGGCCGGGCCGTCCGGGTCGGCGGTCAGCCGCCCAGGCAGGAGCGCAGGGCGGCGGTCAGCAGGTTGGCCCGCTCGTCGCCCATGCCCTGCATCTGGTTCACCACGTAACCGAAGCCGACCTGGTGTGCGTCGTCGCCGAAAGCGAGGTTCCCGCCCGCGCCGTCGTGCCCGAAGCTGCGCTCGCCCAGCAGCGGCCGGGCCGGCGGGGAGTGCAGCAGGAAGCCGCTACCCCAGCGCTGCCCGGTGTCCGGCGGGCCGTGCCGCTGCTGGCCCCGGACCCGCACCACTGTCGCGTCGTCCACCGACGCCCGGTCGAGCAGGGGCGGTCCCGCCACCGACGACACGCACGCGGCATAGAGCCGGGCCAGGCCGTCGGCCGTGCTCACCGCGCCCGCGCCCGGGACGCCGGCCGCCTGGATGGCCGGGTCGTTGAAGCTGACCAGGCCGGCGTCGTCGGCCGGGAACGCGAACGCGCCCCCCATGGTGATCCCCCGGTCGGCCACCGGGTCGACGAACGGCTCCGGGTCGGGCGGCGGGGCGACGTTCCAGGCGACCGCGTCCCGTTCGGCCGCCGGCAGACCGAGCCAGGTCCGCAGGCCCAGCGGCGTGGCCAGGGCGTCGCGGAAGAACGCGCCGGGGAGCTGGCCGGTGATCCGTCGGATCACCTCACCGATCAGCCAGCCGTACGTCATCGCGTGGTAGCTGTGCGCCGTACCCGGCCGCCACAGCGGGGTCTGCGCCTCGATCGCCTTGACCACCGGCTCCCAGGCGAGCACCTCGTCGAGGGTCAGCGGGCGGTCGAGCGCGGGCAGGCCGGACTGGTGGGTGAGCAGCCAGCGCACCGGGATGTCGGCCTTGCCGTGCTGGCCGAACTCGGGCCAGTAGCGGGTGACCGGCGCGTCCAGGTCGAGTCGGCCCTGCTGCACCAGCAGGTAGGCGCAGACCGCCAGGATCCCCTTGGTGCAGGAGAAGACGACGACCGGCGTGTGCGCCGTCCACGGCCGGCCGGTGCGGGGGTCGGCCGTCCCGCCGTACAGGTCGACGACCCGGTGGCCGCCGACGTAGACGGTGACCGCCGCGCCGATCTCCCCCCGGGCGGTGAAGTTCTCGCGGAAGACGTCGGCCAGCCGCCCGTAGCGTTCGTCGGCGTGGCCGTGGATCTGCGGCTGCGTGGCCACTGCTATCCCTTCAGTGAGCCCTGGATCAGGGCCTTGATGAACTGACGCTGGAAGATCAGGAAGACGATCAGGGTCGGGGTGAGGATCAGCAGCGATCCGGCGCACAGCAGCACCAGGTCGGTGCCCCACTGGCCCTGGAACGCCCCGAGCGCGCCGGCCATCGTCCGCTTGGCCGGGTCGTCGACCAGCACGATGGCCAGCAGGAACTGGTTCCACGTCCAGAGGAACATCAGGATGGTCAGCGACGCGATGGCCGGCCGGGCGAGCGGCACCTGGACCCGCCAGAAGAGCTGCCAGGTGGTGCTGCCGTCCACCCGGGCCGCCTCGGACAGCTCCACCGGCACGTTGCTGAAGTGCGCCCGCATCCAGAACACCGCGAACGGCATGTAGAGCCCGATCAACGGCAGGATGATCGCCCACCGGGTGTTGAGCAGGCCGAGGTCCTGCATCTGGTAGTAGAGCGGGGTCACCACCGCCTCGAACGGCAGGGTCAGCCCGAGCAGCAGCAGGCCGAACACGATCCGGCCACCGGGCACCCGCAGCTGGCCCAGCCCGAACCCGGCCATGGTGGCGATCAGCACCGACACGGGCACCACACCGGCCACGATGAGCAGGCTGGAACGCAGCAGCGCGCCCATGTTCGACACCGTGAAGGCGTCGGCGAAGTTGCCCCACTGCGGGTCCGACGGCCAGGTCAGGCCGCTGGGCACGGTGCCGCGCGGTTGCAGCGCCGCGGAGAGCATGCTGACGAACGGCAGCAGGGTGACCAGGATCAGGACGATCAGGAAGACCCGGCCGGTCAGGTTCTCGCGCCGGCTCAGGTTCATGGCTTGTCCCCCCGGGTCAGTCGCTGGATCGGCAGCACGCAGACCAGCACCAGCAGCATCAGCACCACGGCCAGGGCCGAGGCGAGCCCGACCTGCCGCTGCGAGAAGGCCAGCCGGTAGATCTCCAGGCCCGGCACGGTGGTCTGCAGGCCGGGGCCGCCGCTGGTCGAGATGTAGACGATGTCGAAGCTGGCCAGGGCGGCGATGATGGTCACCGTCAGGCAGACCCCGATCTCCTGGCGCAGGCTGGGCAGGGTGACGGCGAAGAACTCCCGGACCGGGCCGGCGCCGTCCAGGCGGGCCGCCTCGTACAGCGCGGGGTCGATCTTGCTCATCCCGGTGACCAGCAGGATCGTGCAGAGGCCGAGCAGGACCCAGGCGCCGATGACGCCGACGGCGGGCAGCGCGGTGTCGAAGTCACCGAGCCAGGCACGGGCCACCCCGCCCAGGCCGACCGCGCGGAGCGCCTGGTTGACCAGGCCGTTCGACGACAGCAGCCAGCTCCACGCGATGCCCGCCGCCACCAGGGGGATGACCTGGGGCAGGAACAGCACCGTCCGGACCACGGTGCCGAACGCGCCGGTGGTGATCCGGCGGACCAGACTGGCCACCAGCAGGCCGAGCGCGACCGGGACGA
Above is a window of Micromonospora rifamycinica DNA encoding:
- the mmsA gene encoding multiple monosaccharide ABC transporter ATP-binding protein, whose product is MDDTILEMRRITKTFPGVTALADVSLAVRRGEIHAICGENGAGKSTLMKVLSGVHPTGSYDGEIVLDGKPVHFRGIRDSESQGVVIIHQELALVPHLSIAENIFLGNERRGPGGLIDWNRANADAAELLASVGLHENPVTPVIQLGVGKQQLVEIAKALSKKVRLLILDEPTAALNDIDSAHLLDLLRRLRDQGITCILISHKLNEVTAIADATTVIRDGRTVETLSLASGEVTQERIIRGMVGRDLDSFYPDRVSSPGEEVLRIENWSVRHPTQDRLVVDDASLDVRAGEVVGIAGLMGAGRTELAMSVFGRSYGRDVRGRLFVRGREVRANSVAEAIEHGIAYVTEDRKRFGLNLIDDVRRNVSAAALGRLARFGWVNGNEEIKVAEQSRRDMNIKTTSVMAVVGKLSGGNQQKVVLSKWLFTNPDVLILDEPTRGIDVGAKFEIYTIVNRLVAEGKAVILISSELPELLGMCDRIYTLAAGRITGQVPVAEATQENLMDLMTKDKERVG
- the chvE gene encoding multiple monosaccharide ABC transporter substrate-binding protein; translated protein: MRRKFLVALGGAALAFSLAACSGGGAGSGGDSSDKKPADLTIGVSMPTQTSERWIADGKAVKEKLEAKGYKVDLQYAGDDIPTQSQQVDQMITQGADVLIIAAIDGTALSGQLDAAAAAKIPVISYDRLLLGNKNVDFYVSFDNYKVGVAQATALLVGLGLQTKDGGKGTATGPFNVELFAGSLDDNNTQYFWGGAMDTLKPFMDNGTLKVKSGQTRIEQAAILRWQQETAQKRMEDLLTSGYNDGTVVNGVLSPYDGISRGIITALQNAGYGKGAKKLPVVTGQDAEIASVKLINDGVQGSTVFKDTRLLAEQAVIAAEAFLQDKEPQANDTKTYNNKVKVVPAYLLPIETVYKDDITKVLVDSGYWSAEEVAAGQAKK
- a CDS encoding carbohydrate ABC transporter permease; this encodes MTSALGSAPTGRDGTGTSPGRTPRRSSARAHRPWWARAGGTGWLFVLPAVLMYAAFVLRPLVLTIQYSFYNWNGIGVARWAGLDNYRTVFTDGDLLKIIGNALVLIVFFSFVPVALGLLVASLVRRITTGAFGTVVRTVLFLPQVIPLVAAGIAWSWLLSSNGLVNQALRAVGLGGVARAWLGDFDTALPAVGVIGAWVLLGLCTILLVTGMSKIDPALYEAARLDGAGPVREFFAVTLPSLRQEIGVCLTVTIIAALASFDIVYISTSGGPGLQTTVPGLEIYRLAFSQRQVGLASALAVVLMLLVLVCVLPIQRLTRGDKP
- a CDS encoding carbohydrate ABC transporter permease encodes the protein MNLSRRENLTGRVFLIVLILVTLLPFVSMLSAALQPRGTVPSGLTWPSDPQWGNFADAFTVSNMGALLRSSLLIVAGVVPVSVLIATMAGFGLGQLRVPGGRIVFGLLLLGLTLPFEAVVTPLYYQMQDLGLLNTRWAIILPLIGLYMPFAVFWMRAHFSNVPVELSEAARVDGSTTWQLFWRVQVPLARPAIASLTILMFLWTWNQFLLAIVLVDDPAKRTMAGALGAFQGQWGTDLVLLCAGSLLILTPTLIVFLIFQRQFIKALIQGSLKG
- a CDS encoding serine hydrolase domain-containing protein, with product MATQPQIHGHADERYGRLADVFRENFTARGEIGAAVTVYVGGHRVVDLYGGTADPRTGRPWTAHTPVVVFSCTKGILAVCAYLLVQQGRLDLDAPVTRYWPEFGQHGKADIPVRWLLTHQSGLPALDRPLTLDEVLAWEPVVKAIEAQTPLWRPGTAHSYHAMTYGWLIGEVIRRITGQLPGAFFRDALATPLGLRTWLGLPAAERDAVAWNVAPPPDPEPFVDPVADRGITMGGAFAFPADDAGLVSFNDPAIQAAGVPGAGAVSTADGLARLYAACVSSVAGPPLLDRASVDDATVVRVRGQQRHGPPDTGQRWGSGFLLHSPPARPLLGERSFGHDGAGGNLAFGDDAHQVGFGYVVNQMQGMGDERANLLTAALRSCLGG